The proteins below come from a single Gimesia alba genomic window:
- a CDS encoding tetratricopeptide repeat protein, with protein sequence MKRPIWLSLILLAGLQVLTITHLEAADTIYQYNSNSPQLGDIKGYTKTELTLQRGTKSVKIPANEIQRVRWNGEPPQLNIARNQEQNGNYAAALDEYKKAQAGASANLKTDLQFMIARATAKSAQSNAADLDNAIKFLSDFIKANGDHYQYYAATKLLGEAYLAKKDYAAANKEFGTLERSPWKDTQMNAKNLKARVLLAQGNVKGALAAFDAVAKMDAKSPAEMASKRAAQLGSAVCLEKEGKQKEAITVLDQIIKTADPQQTALLAEAYLRKGDCFREIGEAKEALIAYLHIDVLFPSQPAIHAEALYHLSTLWGKVQKPERGAEARAVLQQQYPNSEWTQKAEGS encoded by the coding sequence ATGAAACGCCCGATCTGGTTAAGTTTGATTCTGTTGGCAGGTTTGCAAGTTCTGACCATTACCCATCTGGAAGCTGCCGACACGATTTATCAATATAACAGCAACAGCCCGCAGTTAGGCGATATCAAAGGCTACACAAAAACGGAACTGACTTTGCAACGGGGCACAAAGAGTGTCAAAATTCCTGCAAATGAAATTCAGCGTGTGCGTTGGAATGGCGAACCCCCCCAATTGAATATTGCCCGAAATCAGGAACAAAACGGGAACTATGCTGCCGCCTTGGATGAGTATAAAAAAGCGCAGGCTGGCGCCAGTGCCAATCTCAAAACAGACCTGCAGTTTATGATTGCCCGCGCTACGGCCAAAAGTGCCCAGTCAAATGCGGCTGATCTGGACAATGCTATTAAATTCCTGTCTGATTTTATCAAGGCCAATGGCGATCACTATCAGTACTACGCGGCAACGAAACTGCTGGGAGAAGCTTATCTCGCCAAGAAAGATTACGCGGCTGCAAATAAAGAGTTTGGAACTTTAGAGCGTTCTCCCTGGAAAGACACCCAGATGAACGCCAAAAATCTGAAAGCGCGTGTTTTGTTGGCACAGGGAAATGTGAAAGGTGCTCTGGCAGCCTTTGATGCCGTTGCCAAGATGGATGCCAAGTCACCAGCAGAAATGGCCAGTAAGCGTGCTGCTCAATTAGGTAGTGCAGTCTGCCTGGAAAAAGAAGGCAAACAAAAAGAAGCGATTACGGTGCTTGATCAGATTATTAAAACAGCCGACCCTCAACAAACCGCACTCCTGGCAGAAGCTTATCTGCGCAAGGGCGACTGCTTCCGTGAGATAGGAGAAGCGAAAGAAGCTTTAATCGCTTATCTGCACATTGATGTTCTGTTTCCGTCGCAACCTGCAATTCATGCTGAAGCATTGTATCACTTATCCACATTATGGGGAAAAGTTCAGAAACCGGAACGTGGCGCCGAAGCCCGTGCTGTGCTGCAGCAACAGTATCCAAACAGTGAATGGACCCAAAAAGCGGAAGGAAGCTGA
- a CDS encoding ExbD/TolR family protein, translating to MKIKSQKPAVADVDMTPMIDIVFQLIAFFMVITNFEQIQADERVKLPSDSLAKPPEVKAADELVLNIGFERNKAGEITDPQAYIFYTGERIPVLKFGPKFEQEARIYKQKNQDPKDVPVILRADALVKTGQIQDLIKIAQESGFTKFAFKATQKTQ from the coding sequence ATGAAAATCAAATCTCAAAAGCCGGCAGTTGCTGACGTTGATATGACGCCGATGATTGACATCGTTTTTCAGCTAATTGCGTTTTTCATGGTGATTACCAACTTTGAGCAGATCCAGGCAGACGAACGTGTCAAGCTGCCTTCCGACTCTCTGGCAAAACCACCGGAAGTCAAGGCAGCCGACGAACTGGTTTTGAATATCGGTTTTGAACGCAACAAGGCGGGAGAAATAACCGATCCCCAGGCATATATTTTTTATACCGGTGAAAGAATTCCGGTATTAAAGTTCGGGCCCAAGTTTGAGCAGGAAGCACGTATTTACAAGCAGAAAAATCAGGATCCGAAAGATGTTCCTGTGATCTTAAGAGCTGATGCGCTCGTGAAAACAGGACAAATACAAGATCTGATTAAGATCGCTCAGGAAAGTGGTTTTACAAAGTTTGCCTTCAAGGCGACACAAAAGACGCAATAG
- a CDS encoding MotA/TolQ/ExbB proton channel family protein: MMMGNSLERNQTSLAYRSLSILLLCAVVFTPLGLNTNSWAYQDEAAAPATGEAPAASEAPPAGEGEAPAGEAPAGGDAPAAAPAGNGAAPAAASESFLSWMIRASGFFGLILLLLSFLMVALIMANVLSIRRDNLMPPDLIGAFEEKINNKDYQGAFELAKSDDSFVARVLAAGLSKLNQGYAEAVEGMQEVGEDENMAMEHKLSYLALIGAIAPMIGLMGTVYGMILSFQTIASSATSPKPSELADGISTALFTTLEGLTVAIPAMIFYSLLRNRVARFSLEVGMISESLMNRFSSSGK; encoded by the coding sequence ATGATGATGGGGAATTCCTTGGAACGGAATCAGACTTCACTGGCTTATCGTAGCCTGAGCATATTATTACTTTGCGCAGTCGTGTTTACGCCACTTGGTTTGAATACAAACAGCTGGGCGTATCAGGATGAAGCTGCTGCACCTGCGACAGGCGAAGCACCGGCAGCGAGCGAGGCACCTCCCGCGGGAGAAGGCGAAGCGCCAGCTGGTGAAGCACCCGCAGGGGGAGATGCTCCGGCAGCAGCGCCTGCAGGTAATGGTGCTGCTCCGGCTGCAGCGTCGGAAAGCTTTCTGTCCTGGATGATTCGTGCTTCCGGTTTCTTTGGTCTGATTCTGCTTTTGCTTTCATTTTTGATGGTTGCTCTGATCATGGCCAACGTGCTCTCAATTCGTCGAGATAATCTGATGCCACCCGATCTGATTGGTGCCTTTGAAGAAAAGATCAATAACAAAGATTATCAAGGGGCTTTCGAGTTGGCAAAAAGCGATGATTCCTTTGTCGCGCGAGTTCTGGCAGCAGGTCTGAGTAAACTGAATCAAGGTTACGCAGAAGCCGTCGAAGGTATGCAGGAAGTCGGCGAAGATGAAAACATGGCCATGGAACACAAGCTGAGCTATCTGGCATTGATTGGCGCCATCGCTCCGATGATCGGGCTGATGGGTACTGTGTATGGTATGATTTTGAGCTTCCAGACCATTGCGAGTTCCGCAACATCTCCTAAGCCTTCAGAACTGGCGGATGGGATTTCCACCGCGTTGTTTACAACGCTGGAAGGTTTGACAGTCGCGATTCCTGCAATGATTTTCTACAGTCTGCTAAGAAATCGTGTTGCTCGTTTTTCACTGGAAGTTGGCATGATCAGCGAAAGTCTGATGAACCGATTCTCTTCGAGCGGCAAATAG
- a CDS encoding (deoxy)nucleoside triphosphate pyrophosphohydrolase — protein sequence MNSRKTNRIGIAVVEHQRQFLIGVRPAGVALAGFHEFPGGKCQPEESTEACAVRECKEETGLEVIAINELLYEEHSYDHADVKLHFWLCRPAQLPSDLTTCNLQGFHWFPVESLPELQFPEANARLIDLLVSAFSVS from the coding sequence ATGAATTCCCGGAAAACAAACCGAATCGGAATTGCCGTTGTCGAACATCAACGGCAATTCCTGATAGGTGTTCGCCCTGCAGGTGTCGCTCTGGCAGGCTTCCATGAATTTCCTGGAGGGAAATGTCAGCCAGAGGAGTCGACGGAAGCTTGTGCTGTCAGAGAGTGCAAGGAAGAGACCGGCCTGGAGGTCATTGCGATCAACGAATTACTCTATGAAGAGCATTCATATGATCATGCTGACGTGAAACTACATTTCTGGTTATGCCGACCAGCTCAGCTCCCGTCAGATCTCACGACCTGCAATCTGCAGGGTTTTCACTGGTTTCCTGTCGAATCTCTACCGGAACTACAGTTTCCGGAAGCCAACGCGAGACTCATTGATTTGCTCGTAAGTGCTTTCTCAGTCTCTTAA
- a CDS encoding tetratricopeptide repeat protein produces the protein MNRQIAGMLLGFCVLNGCGNEAQTTSQKEVKPNQTAAAVQQDQAKASKTIEKKNAQSEVNAQVALNQAPIPEATLKKAEEFFDQGMKLLKQGNLPDSTKAFSAAIKLNPKEAKYYFHRGSVWADLKQDANAIVDLTKAIEMSPKNAQYFYTRALFFMTRGGAQLAVQDFSRAIELNPQDHQAYNNRGLLFATSGKLKEARADFEQVLRIKPESIDAMNNLGFALMNLNEIDKAFEVLNQVIKLDPKYLNAYDNRGLAWLKQEEYAKAAEDFSKAIELSPQKLKFYRQRMIAYEKMKEPKKAKADAEKIVWLQKLASINERIAKAPKDTELILERAQFYLESEMRETAMKDYAKIVELTQDTGRGYYIRGALYLDENKLDRCIQECSRAINIEPNPEAYSVRGDAFMKRGDVEHALRDFERAKRIDAIVAKAYLMRSKSFKEKGELKKAAEDFERAVAIDPSLGPAKLKKENTAAKPVIRPID, from the coding sequence ATGAATCGTCAGATTGCAGGGATGCTTCTCGGTTTCTGTGTATTAAACGGATGTGGAAACGAAGCGCAAACAACTTCGCAGAAAGAAGTTAAACCAAATCAAACAGCAGCCGCTGTCCAACAAGATCAGGCAAAAGCGTCTAAGACGATAGAAAAAAAGAACGCGCAATCTGAAGTGAACGCACAGGTCGCGTTGAATCAGGCTCCCATACCAGAAGCGACTCTGAAAAAAGCAGAGGAATTCTTCGATCAGGGAATGAAACTCCTCAAGCAAGGTAACCTGCCTGATTCGACAAAGGCTTTTTCTGCTGCCATTAAACTGAATCCCAAGGAAGCCAAATACTACTTTCACCGCGGCAGTGTCTGGGCTGATCTGAAGCAAGACGCGAATGCCATCGTGGATTTAACCAAAGCCATCGAAATGAGCCCGAAGAATGCGCAATATTTTTATACGAGAGCGCTATTTTTCATGACACGGGGCGGCGCTCAATTGGCGGTTCAGGACTTTTCACGAGCCATCGAACTCAATCCCCAAGACCATCAGGCATACAATAACCGGGGATTACTCTTCGCGACATCGGGAAAACTGAAGGAGGCCCGTGCCGACTTTGAGCAGGTTTTGAGAATCAAACCCGAAAGCATTGATGCAATGAACAATCTGGGATTTGCATTGATGAATCTTAACGAAATCGACAAAGCGTTTGAGGTCTTGAATCAGGTCATCAAACTGGATCCGAAATACCTGAATGCTTATGACAACCGAGGCCTGGCCTGGTTGAAACAAGAGGAGTACGCCAAAGCAGCAGAGGACTTTTCCAAAGCCATTGAACTGAGTCCGCAGAAATTGAAATTCTATCGCCAGCGGATGATCGCCTACGAAAAAATGAAAGAACCGAAAAAAGCCAAAGCGGATGCCGAAAAAATTGTCTGGCTGCAAAAACTGGCGTCGATTAACGAGCGGATTGCCAAAGCGCCGAAAGACACAGAATTGATTCTTGAACGGGCTCAGTTTTATCTGGAGTCTGAGATGCGTGAAACTGCCATGAAGGATTACGCAAAGATCGTCGAACTGACTCAGGATACCGGACGCGGCTATTATATCCGTGGTGCGCTGTATCTGGACGAAAATAAACTTGATCGCTGCATCCAGGAATGCTCCCGGGCGATTAATATTGAGCCGAACCCTGAAGCCTACTCGGTTCGTGGGGATGCATTCATGAAGCGTGGCGATGTGGAACACGCACTGCGTGATTTTGAGCGAGCTAAACGCATTGATGCGATTGTGGCAAAAGCCTATCTGATGCGGTCGAAATCGTTCAAAGAAAAAGGTGAACTGAAAAAGGCAGCGGAAGATTTTGAACGCGCTGTTGCCATTGATCCTTCTCTGGGCCCCGCGAAACTGAAGAAAGAAAATACAGCCGCAAAACCAGTGATTCGCCCCATTGATTAG
- a CDS encoding outer membrane protein assembly factor BamB family protein, producing the protein MSGGFLDDTNFTDSRPQESDQLLITDFLFVSFNSRVLALDRDTGKLLWSWKAPKGRSNYVSILVDDEQLFASIDGYTYCLDPYTGRQIWFNALKGFGYGIPTLATADLHTNNASAAEIISREQRRQDNGAQ; encoded by the coding sequence ATGAGCGGCGGGTTTCTGGACGATACAAATTTCACAGACAGTCGGCCTCAGGAATCGGATCAACTCTTGATTACCGACTTCCTGTTCGTCAGTTTTAATTCCCGTGTGCTTGCTCTGGATCGGGATACGGGAAAGCTGCTCTGGAGTTGGAAAGCCCCCAAAGGCCGTTCGAATTATGTCTCGATCCTGGTCGACGACGAACAGTTATTTGCGTCCATCGATGGTTATACTTATTGCCTGGATCCTTATACGGGCCGTCAAATCTGGTTCAATGCACTCAAAGGATTTGGCTATGGCATCCCCACGCTGGCAACCGCGGACTTGCATACCAACAATGCTTCGGCAGCGGAGATCATCTCACGCGAGCAGCGGAGACAGGACAACGGAGCGCAATAG
- a CDS encoding ExbD/TolR family protein — MKLRSSGREAEKIEPQMAPMIDVVFQLLIFFMLTLNIVEPEGDFNVNMPITDNSDASQDPDIFPDIKVRLVANEDGSLNTIRLGQVNLGNGPNVFAGLNNEILKIIGKPGNPITKDMEVEIEADYNLHYEYTLKAVSACTGRLDSSGKHIIRYIEKIKFAPPVGGPAAGS; from the coding sequence ATGAAGTTACGTAGTTCCGGTCGAGAAGCAGAAAAGATCGAGCCTCAGATGGCGCCGATGATCGATGTGGTTTTTCAGCTTTTGATCTTCTTTATGTTGACGCTGAATATTGTGGAACCGGAAGGGGATTTCAATGTCAACATGCCGATCACAGACAATTCGGATGCTTCTCAAGACCCTGATATTTTTCCAGATATTAAAGTCCGTCTGGTTGCCAATGAAGATGGTTCACTGAATACGATTCGTCTGGGACAGGTAAATCTCGGAAACGGGCCGAATGTGTTTGCCGGCCTGAACAATGAGATATTGAAGATCATCGGAAAACCCGGTAATCCGATCACGAAAGATATGGAGGTTGAAATCGAAGCTGATTATAACCTGCATTATGAGTATACGTTGAAGGCCGTCAGTGCCTGTACCGGCCGGCTCGATTCCTCGGGTAAGCACATTATCCGTTACATCGAAAAGATCAAATTCGCGCCTCCCGTGGGGGGGCCAGCCGCTGGCAGTTAG
- a CDS encoding PIN/TRAM domain-containing protein: MLLISIRVLYAFVCAGAIATYVSSNPPSPVDQYPLIAFVLLMIFTQGVTCLDLLISRKRIEVMSAIYFGLLVGVLLSYLLIQALTPVISKTPWGEGVVMITTLTLPYLCISFLLQTKDDFRFIVPYVEFSRELKGGRPLVLDSSALIDGRIADVVETKILDSEMVVPDFILKEVQDIADSSDKVRRVRGRRGLDILSTLQNNPNVDISMYDAKESEKEKGLTVDQRLVVAAKKLGGKVVTNDFNLNKVASVQGVDVINLNDVANSLKPRYLPGEHIQLKIIKEGESQAQGVGYLDDGTMVVCEQANHLVGRDVDAVVTSVLQSSAGRMIFGRVTDSRQL, translated from the coding sequence ATGTTGTTAATCAGTATCCGAGTGCTCTACGCTTTTGTATGCGCAGGAGCCATCGCCACCTATGTTAGTTCCAACCCGCCCAGCCCCGTTGATCAGTACCCTCTGATTGCATTTGTCCTGTTGATGATTTTTACTCAGGGTGTGACCTGCCTGGATCTCCTCATCAGTCGCAAGCGCATCGAAGTCATGTCCGCCATTTATTTCGGGCTGTTAGTTGGCGTGCTCCTCAGTTATCTGTTGATCCAGGCGTTAACGCCTGTGATTTCGAAAACGCCTTGGGGAGAGGGAGTTGTGATGATTACCACACTCACCCTGCCCTACCTGTGTATTTCTTTTCTGCTGCAAACCAAAGATGATTTTCGGTTTATTGTGCCTTACGTTGAGTTTTCGCGTGAGTTGAAAGGGGGCCGTCCTCTGGTGCTTGATAGTAGTGCCCTCATCGATGGTCGAATTGCCGACGTTGTGGAAACCAAAATTCTGGATTCCGAGATGGTCGTTCCCGACTTCATCCTGAAAGAAGTCCAGGATATCGCTGACAGTAGTGATAAAGTCCGGCGTGTCCGCGGCCGTCGTGGTCTGGATATTCTGTCCACGTTACAGAATAATCCGAATGTTGACATTTCGATGTACGATGCGAAAGAGTCGGAAAAAGAAAAAGGTCTGACGGTTGACCAGCGTCTGGTGGTGGCCGCGAAGAAGCTCGGCGGTAAAGTGGTAACCAACGACTTCAATCTGAATAAGGTCGCCAGCGTTCAGGGAGTGGATGTGATCAATCTGAACGATGTGGCGAACTCGCTCAAACCACGTTATCTGCCTGGCGAACATATCCAGTTGAAAATCATCAAAGAGGGAGAATCGCAGGCGCAAGGTGTGGGCTATCTGGATGATGGCACGATGGTAGTTTGTGAACAGGCCAATCACCTTGTAGGCCGTGATGTTGACGCGGTTGTAACCAGTGTGCTCCAGAGTAGCGCGGGGCGGATGATTTTTGGTCGAGTCACAGATAGCCGACAACTTTGA
- a CDS encoding GNAT family N-acetyltransferase: protein MGYSITQATPSDNQDELLSLINRNFKKTDSHWFNWSHQQNPFGENYCWLAREDEAGQLIGSTGLLTRRMNYDGHPFAVGQAESINIDKEHRSAQAALKLQRALISHLPETDFNFVYGMTDTASAIFKRCRYKEVGTFQHWVKPIRCEYKLKERIRSTVLRKSASSVLDLALRAYSLESRTFLSHRNIVNFDAPIDDRFETLFNDNSKGTVMVERTRDFLEWRFRREPSTRFHIMTLENRDHELLGYMIYVLGETGRSGDYAAGIQDFFYRDLKSLKQMLAAFCHHSRQIGLESIVINYFGREEVSRLLSRFGFFQRHSETKVFVYANPKYPDFKLDSIMDPNRWHLTNAELLS from the coding sequence ATGGGTTATTCAATCACTCAGGCGACCCCGAGTGACAATCAGGATGAACTACTATCTTTGATTAATCGGAATTTCAAGAAAACCGATTCTCATTGGTTCAACTGGTCTCATCAGCAAAATCCGTTTGGGGAGAACTATTGCTGGCTGGCAAGAGAGGATGAAGCCGGGCAACTGATCGGGTCTACCGGCCTGTTAACACGCCGCATGAATTATGACGGGCACCCTTTCGCTGTGGGGCAAGCCGAATCAATTAATATCGACAAAGAGCATCGGTCTGCTCAGGCCGCGTTAAAGTTGCAACGCGCTCTGATTTCACATTTACCAGAAACTGATTTCAATTTTGTATATGGCATGACCGATACGGCTTCAGCGATCTTCAAGCGTTGTCGCTATAAGGAAGTGGGCACATTCCAGCATTGGGTCAAGCCCATTCGTTGTGAGTACAAACTCAAAGAGCGAATCCGTTCTACCGTGTTACGAAAAAGTGCCTCCTCTGTCCTTGACCTGGCTTTACGTGCTTATTCACTTGAGTCGCGCACTTTTTTGTCTCACCGGAATATCGTGAATTTTGACGCACCCATCGACGATCGCTTTGAAACTCTGTTCAATGATAATTCCAAAGGCACCGTGATGGTCGAGCGGACGCGTGATTTTCTGGAATGGCGTTTTCGTCGTGAGCCCAGCACACGCTTTCATATAATGACCTTGGAAAATCGAGATCACGAACTATTGGGATACATGATTTATGTACTGGGGGAGACAGGTCGTAGCGGTGACTATGCGGCTGGTATTCAGGACTTTTTTTATCGAGATCTGAAATCACTGAAACAAATGCTGGCGGCGTTTTGCCACCACAGTCGACAGATCGGCTTGGAGTCGATTGTGATCAACTATTTCGGGCGGGAAGAGGTCTCCCGTCTCCTGTCACGGTTTGGGTTCTTTCAACGGCACTCAGAGACAAAAGTCTTTGTGTACGCCAATCCGAAATACCCGGATTTCAAACTGGATTCGATTATGGATCCGAATCGCTGGCACCTGACAAACGCCGAACTCCTCTCCTGA